A genomic segment from Eisenibacter elegans DSM 3317 encodes:
- a CDS encoding amidohydrolase family protein produces the protein MKTQPSTSSRRRVLKQLALAGTGLAIAPTALVSLRPRTDSLKIAINNGKVFSQGSIRPLHLGITQDNRLRLSTELLNAPTVIDASGKIVSPGFVDILADNASNPKNTYRIFEKYKISDGCTTVLQMHGGDEYPAAFHQYFDRQPHYVNYGIGVFVMRLKYIYSNPKDVYRYVEKGLEEGALGVCHSIEYQPTPFEELLEYAKLVQKYDRPLFLHLRHSSKEKELEGVSEAIALAQQTGARVHIDHLHSTGGTYNMPAALEMIDNANNMGMEITTCVYPYSYWATYIASKRFDAGWQQRFGLTYEDLTVVGTGAKITAQNFDFYRKQMGVLVAVPEGTVPFDKTVNLALQTDFCMIGSDGGIESEPRANNHPRGAGCFATALRHAQNIGMSLDKMLTKMTSLPAKLMRPSLNERAVIKDKAIADITIFDPKTIQGKATVTNPNQFSEGIECVIVNGHIAYRDKKILLSKGVPIRY, from the coding sequence TTGAAAACCCAACCATCTACTTCTTCGCGTCGCCGTGTGCTCAAACAACTGGCCTTGGCCGGAACCGGGCTTGCTATCGCCCCTACAGCCCTTGTGAGCTTGAGGCCACGAACTGATAGCCTCAAAATCGCCATTAACAACGGCAAGGTGTTTAGCCAAGGCAGCATCAGGCCTTTGCATCTAGGCATTACCCAAGACAACCGCCTGCGCCTCTCAACAGAGCTGCTCAATGCACCTACGGTGATAGATGCGTCGGGCAAGATTGTTTCGCCAGGTTTCGTAGATATCCTAGCCGATAACGCCTCGAACCCCAAGAATACCTACCGGATTTTTGAAAAATATAAAATCAGTGATGGCTGTACAACAGTCTTGCAGATGCACGGAGGCGATGAGTACCCCGCAGCCTTTCATCAATACTTTGACCGCCAACCACACTATGTCAACTATGGCATAGGGGTATTTGTGATGAGGCTCAAATACATTTATAGCAACCCCAAGGACGTGTACCGCTATGTAGAGAAGGGGCTTGAAGAAGGAGCCTTGGGTGTTTGTCATAGTATCGAATACCAACCTACACCTTTTGAAGAGCTGCTGGAGTATGCCAAACTCGTGCAGAAATACGACCGACCGCTGTTCTTGCACCTGCGCCATTCGTCCAAAGAAAAAGAGCTAGAAGGGGTAAGCGAAGCCATTGCCCTAGCCCAACAAACCGGCGCTAGAGTCCATATAGACCATCTGCACTCTACCGGAGGGACTTACAATATGCCTGCTGCATTGGAGATGATCGACAACGCTAACAACATGGGGATGGAAATCACTACCTGTGTATACCCCTACAGCTATTGGGCTACCTATATTGCCTCCAAACGCTTTGATGCCGGATGGCAACAGCGCTTTGGGCTGACTTATGAAGACCTGACTGTGGTAGGCACGGGTGCTAAGATTACCGCACAAAATTTTGACTTTTACCGCAAACAGATGGGCGTATTGGTGGCAGTACCCGAAGGGACTGTGCCTTTTGACAAAACGGTCAACCTTGCACTGCAAACAGACTTTTGTATGATAGGCTCTGATGGAGGCATCGAAAGCGAACCAAGAGCCAACAACCACCCGCGTGGCGCAGGGTGCTTTGCTACTGCGCTCCGGCATGCGCAGAATATCGGGATGAGTTTAGACAAAATGTTGACCAAGATGACTTCGTTGCCCGCCAAGCTGATGCGCCCATCGCTCAACGAGCGCGCCGTCATCAAAGACAAGGCCATCGCCGATATCACCATCTTTGACCCCAAAACGA